The DNA sequence GCGTGCCGTCATCGGACACCTGCACGTCGCCGGTCGTGCCCGCGTCGGCCACCAGCACACTGTCCACGAGGCGTGGCTGGGCGCCGCTCACGTCCCAGAACTTGACGGCATTGCCGCGCACACTGCCGCGTGCCCCCCAGGTGGAGGTGTAGGCCGTGTTGCCATGTACCCACACTTCGCTGGTGTAGCGTTCGCCAACCGCGCCCAGTCCCAGCGGTGCCAGCACGGGCGCGCCCGTGGCCGGTGGGGCCGGCGTGTCGGTATTGCCGGGGGGCGTCGGCGGCGCGACCGGACTGCTGCGGTCGCCGCTGCCGGAGCAGGCCAGACCAAACAGGGCGCACAGTCCCGCGACGCCGGCGCGTACCGCCCTGCGCACCGCCCTGCGCACCGGAGGGGATTGCATGCGACGGGAGTCCCCGCGGTTACTGCCGATGGTCATGGATGGGTGCATGGGAGGCAAGATGCGGGTCGGTGCCCGCATCGGCGAGTACACCATAGCGGCCGACTCGTGCGCGCATGCCGCCCAGATGCCATCTGAGACCAGCCGAGAGCGAGAGTTGGGTGGCGCGGCCATAGAACTGCGCCGGGTCGAAGACCGTGGGTTGACGGCGCGCCGCGGCATGCGCCACGCCCACTTCGGCAAAAGGCACCAGCTGGCCGCCACGTGTGCGCCAGGACGGCGCGGCCAGCTGCAGGGTGCCCAGCGTCCAGCGTGTCACACCCACGATCTGAAAGTCGATGTGGCCTGTACTGGTGCGAAAGACGTCGAGCAGGCGTTCCTGCTCGGGACGCTCCGTGCGTTCAGCACGTGCCGACAGCAGCCATGAGCCCAGCGCCATCTGCCCCTCGGCCAGCACCGATTCGTAGCGGAATGCGCGCACGCGGCCAAAGCCCTCGTCCACCCGGGCCACCTCAATGAGACCATAACGCCAGCGTGTGTTGGCGCGCGCATAGCGCAGCGCGCTGCTCCACTGCCGGTGATCAAACGCGCCGCCCTGTGTGATGCCCGGACTGCGCACGAAGGCATGACTGGTTTGCCACTCCCACGCGGCGTTGGGTGACACCACCACCCGTGTGGCACGCGAATCGCCAAGGCGCTGCCACTGCGGCGCCGCAAAGGGTGAGCTGGGCTCGTCTCCGTTGAACCAGCCGTGCTCGATGGATGCCGAGCGCCCGGAGCCCGACCAGCGCAGCGCGCCCAGCACTTGCACCCGCTCGATGATCTGCGCGTGGTGATGGTTGACCGGATACTTCACGAACGGTCGCACCATGGGATCATCACTGCCGTATGGCGTGAAGCCGCGGCCGGCGGACAGCGACGCCTGCCACATGCCCACGCGGCTCGTCCAGCGCGGCGACTGCAGTGACGCCATGGCCTCGTGCACCAGCGTGTGCGGGTGACGACGGTCGACATAGCCTTCGCCGTACATGCCGGCATTGAGCTCCCCGCGGCGCAGCGTGTACCCCTCGGCGTTCAGCATGCCGGTGACGCGTAGCGGCCCGGTGCGCAGCGCCCCCATGAGCATGGGCTGCGTGAGGTAGCCTTCGCGCAATCGACGATTGGCGACTGCGGGATCGGCCTGCGTCACCACGGCAATGGCCATGGCGCCGAGTGAGCCGCGCGATGAATCGGAGGCCTGCGCACTGAGACGACAAACGCCCGGTGGCGCCGCGAGCAGCAGCGCGGCACCACCGAGCGTTTGGACACGCTTCAACGTCATGACGTCAAACGCACGGCGCCACTGGCGCACGTCGTCTGGCGTGGTGTCGTGGGGCGGGATGTTACTTGATGGGCTTGTAGCGGTAGCCGTAGATCTTGTCGCCGGTGGCCTTGAAGACGACCTCCTTGCGCTCACCCTTCTTGATCGCGCCCGACTGCTCGGTGGCGTTGGCCACCACGTTGCCCGCGGCGTCGAGGAACTCCACCGTCACCGCATAGTTGCCGTCGGTGGCCGCCACCTGCTCGAGCGACAGCGTGAGCGTGGACGTCTGGCCGCCACGCGAAAAGCCGGCGACATCCACCTTCACCGGCAGGGCCTCGGCGATGTTGTTGTACTTCACCAGCGAGTCCGTCCAGGCCTTCTTCTCGGCCGGCGTCTTGGCACTCTTGCCCAGACCCTGCGACGCATAGGCGAACATCATCCAGCCGTCGTAGTTGTTGGGGTCGAGTTCCACGAGCTTCTTCGAGGGCGAAAACATCTCCTGGTACTTCTCGCGGCCGTAGTACGTGGCGGCGAGGTTGCGCAGGCCGTCGCGGTTGTACGGATTCTTCTGCACCGCCAGCTCGAAGAGCTTGAGCGCGTCGTCCGTGCGGTTGGCGCGCGTGGCAATGACGCCGGCCATCGTCATGGTGATGTCGGTGGCCTTGTCGGGCGAGGACAGGAGACCCGCATACACCTGCGGGATGCTGGCCGTGTCCTTGGCCAGCGTGAGTGCGTCCGCCCAGCCGTTGTACAGGTTGGCCGCGTCGGGGCTTTCCGGGTTGGCTGCCAGCGTGGCCTTGAAGGCCTCCGCCGCTTCCTTGCCCAGCGTAGCCTGCTCGGCGCCCTGCGCGCCACTGGCCAGCTCGAGCTTGGTCATGGCCGTGTAGTACAGCGAGGTGTTCTTGAGATCGCGGTACGTGGTGTCGGAACCCGCGATGCCAATGACATGCCCCCAGTGCAGCACCGCGCCCTTCTTGTCGCCACGCGTGTTGGCGACGTTGGCCAACACGTAGTGCGGGTAGGGGCTGTCGCCGCTGAGTTTGAGCGAGCGCTTGGCGTAGTAGTCGGCCGAATCCAGCTGTCCGCTGTTGGATGCACTGAGGGCGGCCTGGGTGAGCGCCAACCAGGCTTCGTTCTGGCGCAGGGCCTTCACGTCCTCCGCGCATTCGGGCGAGGCGGCCGTCATGGCCTTGAAGCCCGCATCGAGCCCGTCGATGATGTCGTACGGCTCAGCGGGATTGCTCACGAAGCCCAGGCTGCCGCGCGTGGGCGCAGCCCCCACACCGGGCTCAACGGCCCACATGATGAGGGCCTGGGTGAGGATGTAGTTGTAGCCGGTCGGGTTCTTGGCGAAGCGCTCGGGCTTGGTGTCGAGCTCCTTCAGCACCCCCATGAGCACCTTCTTGCGGTCGTCGGGATTCTGCGCCGACTTGGCCCGCTGGAAGGCCAGCGACTGGATGGCCAGTTCCTTGGGCTGGTTGGGGTCGATGGAGCAGGCCGCCGAAACGCCGCCGGGCTGCGCATTGCCCACAGTGGGCAGCAGCAAGGTGCCGGTAACGGTCGCAGCAGCCATGGCGCGGGCCATGAACGTCAGACGCATGACGTATCCTCGAAGATCGGAAAAGAGCGGGGGAGTCTGGCCAACGCGACCAGGTCTACTTTTTCGGACGCGATGTCCTTTGATTGAAACTACTATGACCGACCGGATTCGCACGCGGTTCCTTGTCATCGGTAGCGGAGTGGCCGGATTGCACGCCGCGTGGCGCGCATCGGCACATGGTTCGGTGACGGTCCTCACCAAACGCACGCTGTTTGATTCCGCCACGGCCTACGCGCAGGGTGGCATTGCCGCCGCCCTCGGGGCCGGGGATTCGCCGGAACTCCACCGGGAGGATACGCTCGCGGCCGGCGCGGCGCTGTGCGACCGGGAGGCCGTGCAGGTGCTGGTGGAGGAAGGGCCGGCCCGTGTCCGTGAACTGCAGGCGGCCGGCGCCCGCTTCGATCTCGATCCGGACGGTGACTTCAAGCTGGGCAAGGAAGCGGCCCACTCGCGTAGCCGCATCGTGCATGCGCAGGGCGACCAGACGGGCGCCGAAGTGGCCCGCGCCCTCGTGGAGAAGGTGCGGGAATCGCCCGACATTACCGTGCACGAAACGGCCCGTGTGCTCGACCTGCTGCTCGTCCCCGACGAGGGGGTGATGCAATGCGCTGGGGTCCGAGTGTCGTTGGCGGGTCGTCCCGTGGAAATCGTTGCCGATGCCACCGTGCTGGCGACGGGCGGCTGTGGCCAGATCTTCCGCTACACCACCAACCCGCAGGTGGCCACGGGCGACGGCTTTGCCATCGCCCACCGGGCGGGCGCACGACTGGCAGATATGGAGTTCGTCCAGTTCCACCCCACGGCCCTCGACACGCCCGAGAACCCGCTGGCCCTGGTGTCCGAGGCGGTGCGCGGCGAAGGGGCCATCCTGCTCAATGCGCGGGGCCAGCGGTTCATGCCCAAGCGCCACCGGTTGGCGGAGTTGGCGCCGCGCGACGTAGTGGCGCGCGAGATCTTCCGCGAACAGCAGGCCACCGGTCGGGTATTTCTGGATGCCACCAAACTGGGAGACGGTTTCCGCAGCCGCTTCCCGGGCATCTATCGGCTTTGCCGGGCCCGCGGCATCGACCCCACCTGCGAGCCCATCCCCGTCACTCCGGCCGCGCACTACATGATGGGCGGTGTGGTCACCGATCTCGCGGGTCGGTCCAGCATCCCGCGTCTCTACGCGGTGGGGGAGGTGGCCCGTACTGGCGTGCATGGCGCCAATCGCCTGGCCTCCAACTCCCTGCTCGAGGGGTTGGTGTTTGCCGAGCGGGTGGCGCGTGACATGATCGACACCCCGCAGGGCCTGGCCGAGCCGGGTCGGGAGGCATGGGAGGTGCCGCCGCTGGATGACCGGGGCGCCGCACAGGTGGCGGCGGACGAAATCCGGCAGGTCATGTGGGACCATGCCAGCATCGCCCGCACGGCGGCTGGTCTGCGGCGCTGTCTCGTCGCACTCGAACAGATCGGTGAGCGTCTCGCACCGGGGGCCACCGAGGAACGCAACCTCCACACCACGGCCACACTGGTGGCTGAGGCCGCCCTGCAGCGCAAGGAGTCGCGTGGAGGGCACTTCCGGAGCGATTTTCCCAAAGCCCGCCGCAAGTGGCAGGGCCGCCACATCACCTGGTAGGTCCAAACCTGGTAGGACTGGGGGCTGACGCGCCCGTGCCATCCGGCCGGCGCCGGGTCCCCCGCTTCCCGTCGTCATGACCATTCTCGAAGCTCACTACGATCCCGCGCTGGCCGAGGAAATCCGGCTGCTTGCCCGCAGCAAGAACGCGGTCATCCTGGCGCACAACTACGAGCGCCCGGAAATCCAGGACGTGGCCGACTACGTCGGTGACTCGCTGGGGCTCTCGCGTGAAGCGGCCCGCACCGATGCCGACATCATCGTGTTCTGCGGCGTGCACTTCATGGCGGAAACCGCGGCCATTCTGTCTCCGCAGAAAACCGTGCTCCTGCCCGATCTGGCCGCGGGCTGCTCGCTGGCCAGCACCATCAACGCCGAGCAACTGCGCGCATGGAAGGCTGAGCATCCCGGCGCCGTGGTGGTGTCCTATGTGAACACCACGGCCGAAGTGAAGGCCGAGAGCGACTACTGCTGCACCTCGGGCAACGCGGTAGAGGTCATCAACGCCATACCGCGCGAGAAGGAGATTCTCTTCCTGCCCGACATGTTCCTCGGCGCCCATGTGCGTCGCGAAACGGGACGCGACAACATCCATGTGTGGATGGGCGAGTGTCACGTGCACGCGGGCATCGACCCCGAGCACATCTCGCGTACGCGCGCGCAGCATCCGGGTGCGGAGTTCCTCATCCACCCCGAGTGCGGCTGTGCGACACCCGTGGTGGAGGCAATCAGTGCCGGGGCAGTGGACAAGGCGAACGTGCACATCCTCTCGACCGAGGGCATGATCAAGCGTCCGCAGCAGACGGAGCAGGACACGTTCATCGTGGCCACGGAAATCGGCATTCTGCATCGTCTGCGCCGCGAGAATCCCACCAAGCACTTCATTGCGGCCAACGACCGCGCGCAGTGCACATACATGAAGGTCACCACGCTCGAGAAGGTGCGGGATGCCCTCGTGTACAAGCAGCACCAGATCACCGTGCCCGACGACGTGGCCGCACGGGCACGCACGGCCATCGAGCGCATGGTGGCCATCGGTGGTTCCGGCCCCAGTCCCTTCGGTCCCGAGGATCCCGGCGAATGAACGCCTTCCACCCGCCTCTGCGCCCCACGCCGCCACACGCATTCCCCGCCGTGTCGCCGCAAACCATCACCCCGCTTGGTTCCTCGGCCTACAAGCCGTCGGCGCTGGGCTTTCCGCTCAGTGCGGACGACGTGACGGCGCAGGTTCGGGTGGCACTGCTGGAAGATCAGGCGTTCAACGACGTGTCCACCCTGGCCACCGTGGTCAGCGACCGCCATGTGCGCGCCGCCATCGTCACACGTCGTGACGGCGTGGTGAGCGGCATCGCCATGGCGGTCGAGGCATTCCGGCAGCTCGATCCGCACATCAGCATTCGCGTGGACGCGGATGACGGCACGCGGGTCCGCGCGGGAACGCCGGTGTTGTTTCTCTCGGGCCACGCGCGCGGCATTCTGTCGGCGGAGCGCACGGCGCTCAACTATCTGCAACACCTCTCGGGTATCGCGTCGCTCACCTGGCGCTACGTGCAGGCCATTGAGGGCACGCGGGCGCAGATTCTCGACACACGCAAGACCACGCCCGGCTGGCGGCTGCTCGAAAAATTTGCCGTGCGCTGCGGCGGTGGGGCCAACCACCGGCTCGATTTGCGCAGCGGGGTCCTCATCAAGGACAACCACCTCGCGGCCATCGGCGGCGACATCGCCATGGCGGTGTCGCGTGCGCGGCAGTTGGCCGTGCCCGGCACGCCGGTGCAGGTGGAGTGCGACACGCTCGATCAGGTGGACGCTGCCGTGGCGGCGGGTGCCGATTGGGTGTTGCTGGACAACATGACGCCAGATCGACTGCGCGATGCCGTGCAGCGCTGTGCCGGTCGTTGCGTAACCGAAGCATCGGGTGGTGTCACGCTGGACACCGTGCGCGCCATCGCACAAACCGGCGTGGATCGCATTTCCATTGGCGCGCTCACCCACTCGGCGCCTGCACTCGATCTCGGTCTCGACTTCGACGGTCTCTGAACTCCCCATTCCGTGGGTCGCGTGTCGGCGGCCCGAGGAAGTGTGCCATGCCTGTTCGTCTGCCACCGCTCACCGATCCCGCGTCCGTCGTGCTGTTTGAAGGCATGGTGGATTACGCGGGGCTCTATCCGCCGGCCGCGCTCGACATGCGGCCGGCTGTGCGCAACTTCGCCCACTACCGCGCCAGTGGCAGTGGCTGGATGCTCGGCCGCTTTGTCTGCCCGGCCGATCGCCTCGCGCAGTTCTCCGATATCGCCGATCCGCTGCTCCCCCGCGATGCCGGCGCCATTCCCTGGCGACTCAGCGTCACGTCCAGCGGCGATGTCTCGGCCGATCTCACCGCGATTGCCACCTTCAACGAGCGCCATCGTGTGTGCTTCGATGAATGTGGCGCCAAGGTCGATGTGTACGAGGCGCGCGTGAGCACGGTGGCGGACATCGAGCGTCTCGCCGACGCGGTGCCGCGTGACATCACGCTCTATCTCGAAGTACCGGTCAATGAGGCGCTGGACTCGCTGATTGCGGCGGTCGCGCGCGCCGGTCGTCGGGCCAAGATCCGCACGGGTGGTGTGACCACCGAGGCCTTCCCCACGGCGCAGCAGGTGGTGCGCTTCCTCGCCAGTTGTCTGGCGCATGACGTGCCGGCCAAGGCCACCGCCGGTTTGCATCATCCGCTGCGCGGCGTGTACCGGCTGACCTACGACGTGGACGCCAGCACGGGTCTCATGTTCGGCTTCCTCAATGTGCTGCTGGCTGGCGTGCTCCTCGGAGGCGGCGGCTCGGAGGCCGAGGCGGTGGCGCTGCTGGAAGAATCGCAGGCCAGTGCGTTTGACATCAGCGAGGCCCAGATTGTGTGGCATGGTCCGGAAGGCGACCGGCTCTTCGGCAAGCACGCACTGCAGCAGGTGCGTGAGCGCCTTGTCAACAGCGTTGGCTCCTGCTCGTTTACCGAACCGGTGGATGAGTCCCGTGCGCTTGGCTGGCTTCCGTGACTCCGTGCATTCCCGCAATCACTGATCGACCGACTTCCTCCGCGCCCAAGGCATGATGTCAACGTCGTGGGTGGCCTCCGCCAATGGCCATCCGGATTTTCCGCTGCAGAACCTGCCGTTTGGTGTGTTTCGCCGCAGTGGCAGCAAGGAGGCCCCGCGAGTCGGCGTGGCCATCGGAGACAGCATTCTCGACGTGCCGGCCTGTCTGGCGGCGGGGCTGTTGAGTGACGCCACCGACGACGCGCAGCGTGGCGCGCGCGCCTGTGCGGCGCCGTCGCTCAACGCGCTCATGGCCATGGGCGGTGGCGTACGCCGCGCACTGAGAGAGGCGCTCATGGCGCTGCTCTCGCGCGATGTGCCCGAGCACAAGCGCCTGGTGGAGCAGCACGCCCTGGTGTTGCAGGCCGAGGCCGAGCTGTTTCTCCCGGTGCAGGTGGGCGACTACACCGACTTCTATGCGTCGGTGCATCACGCCACCAACGTGGGCAGCATGTTCCGTCCCGACAATCCGCTGCTGCCCAACTACAAGTGGGTGCCCATCGGGTATCACGGGCGCGCATCAAGCATCGTGCTCTCGGGCACGCCCATCGCGCGCCCGGAGGGACAGCGTAAGGGTCCCGACGATGCCGCGCCAAGCTTTGGTCCGTCGCGCAGTCTCGACTACGAGCTCGAACTGGGGGCATTTGTCGGCACCGGCAACGCGCTCGGCACCAGCATTCCGCTCGCGCAGGTGGACGAGCACCTCTGGGGCCTGTGCCTGCTCAACGACTGGTCGGCGCGCGACGTGCAGAGCTGGGAGTATCAACCACTCGGTCCGTTTCTCGCCAAGAACTTCGCCAGCAGCATCAGCCCCTGGGTGGTCACGCTCGAGGCCCTCGAGCCGTTCCGAGCGCCGCTCGCCCCGCGCGCCGAAGGGGACCCGGCACCGCTGCCCTACCTGCACGATGTCGGCGATCAGGCGCACGGCGGATTCGCACTCACGGTCGAGGTCTGGCTGCAGACGGCCCGCATGGCTGCCGACGGCGAGGCGCCGGTGCGCGTTTCGCAGGGCAGTAGCCTGGATCTCTATTGGAGCTTCGGGCAGATGCTCGCGCATCACGCCAGCAACGGCTGCAACATGCGGCCGGGCGACCTGCTGGGCAGTGGCACCATTTCCGGTGCCGCGCGCGAGAGCCGCGGCTGCCTGCTGGAGCTCACTTGGCGGGGCGCCGAGCCGCTGACGCTCCCCAACGGCGAGCAGCGACGCTTCCTCGAGGACGGCGATACGCTCAGCCTCACCGCCTACGCCGAACGTGACGGGGCCACCCGCATCGGATTCGGCTGGTGCCACGGCACCATTGTGGCCGCCGCCAGCCAGCCGCCGAGCATGCGATAGTGCGGCGGAACGTGCGCCCGCCCCGAGCCGTTGAACCGGGATGATGTCAGATCTCGAGTTCGCGCGGGCGCAGATGGCCATGTCGTTGGCCTTCCACATCGTGTTTGCGGTGGTGGGTATCGGCATGCCCGCGCTCATGGTCATAGCCGAGTGGCGCTGGCTGCGTACGCGCGATGCCATGTACCTCGAACTCGCCAAACGCTGGGCCAAGGGCACGGCCATTCTCTTTGCGGTCGGCGCCGTGTCTGGCACCGTACTGAGCTTCGAGCTTGGGCTGCTCTGGCCCACGTTCATGGAGCATGCAGGGGCGGTCATCGGCATGCCGTTCTCGCTCGAAGGCTTTGCGTTTTTCACCGAAGCCATCTTCCTCGGCATCTACCTCTACGCCTGGCAGCGCATTCCGCCCAAGGCGCATTGGTGGGCGGGAGTTGTGGTGGCCGTCAGCGGCGCGCTGAGTGGCGCCTTTGTGATCTGCGCCAATGCATGGATGAACGCCCCTGAAGGCTTTGCCATGGTGAACGGTGTCGTCACGAACGTGGACCCCATCGATGCCATGTTCAACGCTGCGGCGCCCTCACAGGTGTTGCACATGACGCTCGCCGCGTATGCAGCCTGCGGCTTCGCAGCGTCGGGTGTGCACGCCTATGCGTTGTATCGTGGCACACCACATCGCGCATTTCATCGCGCGGCGCTGCAGATCGCCCTCATCATGGGCCTGCCGGCCGCGGTGCTGCAGCCGCTCTCCGGTGACATCTCGGCGCGCAGCGTGGCCGAACGCCAGCCTGTGAAGTTCGCGGCCATGGAAGGACACCTGCGCACCGGCCCCGCCGATTTTGTCATTGGCGGCTGGCCTGACGAAGCCACGCTCACGCATCGTGGCGCCATTGAGGTCCCAGGGGCGCTGTCGTTCATGACGACGGGCTCCACGAAAACGGTCATTCCGGGTGTGGACCAGGTGCCCGCTGAAGACCGTCCACCGCTGGCCATCGTGCACACGGCCTTTCAAATCATGATCGGCTGCGGCATGCTCATGATGGCGCTCGCCGCCTGGGGGGCGTGGCGCACCTGGCGTCGTAGGCGCGGACAGGGCACGGCGCTGCCTGACGATCGTGCATTCCTGTTGGCGGTCATTCTTGCCTCGCCGCTCGGTTTTGTGGCGGTGGAAGCCGGATGGACCGTCACCGAGGTGGGACGGCAACCGTGGATCGTGCATGGCATTCTGCGCACCGCCGATGCTGTGACGCCCATGCCCGGGCTTGGCGTGACCTTCGCCTTGTTCACGGCGCTCTACTTCGGACTGGCCATTGCGGTGGTGTTCCTGCTGCGCCGCCAGATTCTCAAGACCGGCATTCGTCACCTGCCGATCGGGCTCACCGGCGAGATGCCAATTCCATGAGTGACGCCGCCGCGACGCTCACCTGGACCTTGCCGCATGCGGTGGCGGGCACGATGGTGCTCTCGCTCAATGCATACGTGCTGCTGGCCGGTGCGGACTTTGGCGGCGGCGTGTGGGACCTCATGGCCCGTGGACGCAATCGCGACGCACAGCGCGCGCTCATCGCGCACGCCATCGGCCCCATCTGGGAAGCCAACCATGTCTGGCTGGTGTTGGTGGTGGTGCTGCTCTTCACCTGCTTCCCCTCGGCCTTTGCGCATCTGGCCACGGTGCTGCACATCCCCATCACGCTCATGCTGGTGGGCATCGTGCTGCGCGGGTCGGCGTTCACGTTTCGCACCTACGACAGCACGCGCGACGCGGTGCAGCGCCGCTGGGGACTGATCTTCTCCATCTCCAGTGTGCTCACGCCGGTGTTGCTCGGCGTGTGTCTTGGGGCGGTGGCCGCCGGACGTGTGCCCATGATGTCGCCGGCTGATGCCGCAGCGCTGGAGTTCGGCGCGCGGTTTGTCGACCCCTGGGCCCGCTCGTGGTTTGCCTGGGCCGTCGGCGGGCTTACCCTGGCGCTGTTCGCTGGCTTGGCGGCCACCTATCTCACGGTAGAAACGGTGGACACAGAGCTGCAGGATGTGTTTCGTCGTCGTGCCCTGCAATCGCAGGGCGCCGTGATGCTCACCGCCCTTGGCACGCTCTGGCTTGCCCGCGACGCGTCACCGATGCTGTTTGGTGCGCTCACGCAGGGGGCGGGCGTGCCGGTATTGCATGCGTTGACGGCGCTGGCCACTGCGGTCACCTGCTGGGCTCTTGCCCGCCGTCATTTTCGCGTGGCCCGCCTGGCCATGGTGGGCCAGGCCAGCTGCCTCGTGTGGGGATGGGCCTGGTCGCAGTTCCCGTGGCTGCTGCCGCCCGACCGTTCCATCACGTCCCTCGCCGCGCCGCGCATCACCCTGTCGCTCACGCTGGGCGCCCTGTCGGTGGGCACGCTCATTCTGCTGCCGAGCTTTGTCTACCTGTTCCGGGTGTTCAAGAGCCCGGGCGCCGGCTTTCTGCCGGATGACGAGGCGGTCACGGTTCCGGAGGATCGCGCCGGACCCTAGTTTCTGCAAATGCGTCCTGACCTCATTCGCGTCGTCCTCGTGGACGACCACCAGATTGTGCGCGCCGGCCTCAAGGCCGTGCTGGCCACCGCCAAAGACATCACCGTGGTGGGCGAAGGCAGCAACGGCAAGGATGCGCTGGTGCTGGCCGAGCGGCTCAATCCGCACGTGATTGTCATGGACCTGTCCATGCCCGACATGGACGGCCTCACCGCCACGCGCGAATTGCAGAAGGCCAACGCCGGACGCACGGTGGCGCCCGACGAGGAGGTCACGCGGCGCGTGCTGGTACTCACCATGCACACTGAAGACGAGCATCTGGTGGCGCTGCTCGAAGCCGGTGCCGGTGGTTATCTGCTCAAGTCGGTGGCCGACCGCGAATTGGTGGACGCCGTGCGCACCGTGGCGGCGGGTGACGTGTATGTGCAGCCCACCGCGGCGCGTGCGCTGGCTCGCGGACTGGCCAAGCGTGACGGCAGCGCCGAAGAGCGTACGCGCTTCGAGAAGCTCACCGATCGTGAGCAGGTGGTGCTCAAGATGGTGGCCGAGGGCTACACGGCGCCGGAGATTGGTGAGCATCTCACCATCTCGC is a window from the Gemmatimonas sp. UBA7669 genome containing:
- a CDS encoding L-aspartate oxidase; amino-acid sequence: MTDRIRTRFLVIGSGVAGLHAAWRASAHGSVTVLTKRTLFDSATAYAQGGIAAALGAGDSPELHREDTLAAGAALCDREAVQVLVEEGPARVRELQAAGARFDLDPDGDFKLGKEAAHSRSRIVHAQGDQTGAEVARALVEKVRESPDITVHETARVLDLLLVPDEGVMQCAGVRVSLAGRPVEIVADATVLATGGCGQIFRYTTNPQVATGDGFAIAHRAGARLADMEFVQFHPTALDTPENPLALVSEAVRGEGAILLNARGQRFMPKRHRLAELAPRDVVAREIFREQQATGRVFLDATKLGDGFRSRFPGIYRLCRARGIDPTCEPIPVTPAAHYMMGGVVTDLAGRSSIPRLYAVGEVARTGVHGANRLASNSLLEGLVFAERVARDMIDTPQGLAEPGREAWEVPPLDDRGAAQVAADEIRQVMWDHASIARTAAGLRRCLVALEQIGERLAPGATEERNLHTTATLVAEAALQRKESRGGHFRSDFPKARRKWQGRHITW
- the nadA gene encoding quinolinate synthase NadA, whose protein sequence is MTILEAHYDPALAEEIRLLARSKNAVILAHNYERPEIQDVADYVGDSLGLSREAARTDADIIVFCGVHFMAETAAILSPQKTVLLPDLAAGCSLASTINAEQLRAWKAEHPGAVVVSYVNTTAEVKAESDYCCTSGNAVEVINAIPREKEILFLPDMFLGAHVRRETGRDNIHVWMGECHVHAGIDPEHISRTRAQHPGAEFLIHPECGCATPVVEAISAGAVDKANVHILSTEGMIKRPQQTEQDTFIVATEIGILHRLRRENPTKHFIAANDRAQCTYMKVTTLEKVRDALVYKQHQITVPDDVAARARTAIERMVAIGGSGPSPFGPEDPGE
- the nadC gene encoding carboxylating nicotinate-nucleotide diphosphorylase, which codes for MNAFHPPLRPTPPHAFPAVSPQTITPLGSSAYKPSALGFPLSADDVTAQVRVALLEDQAFNDVSTLATVVSDRHVRAAIVTRRDGVVSGIAMAVEAFRQLDPHISIRVDADDGTRVRAGTPVLFLSGHARGILSAERTALNYLQHLSGIASLTWRYVQAIEGTRAQILDTRKTTPGWRLLEKFAVRCGGGANHRLDLRSGVLIKDNHLAAIGGDIAMAVSRARQLAVPGTPVQVECDTLDQVDAAVAAGADWVLLDNMTPDRLRDAVQRCAGRCVTEASGGVTLDTVRAIAQTGVDRISIGALTHSAPALDLGLDFDGL
- the fahA gene encoding fumarylacetoacetase is translated as MMSTSWVASANGHPDFPLQNLPFGVFRRSGSKEAPRVGVAIGDSILDVPACLAAGLLSDATDDAQRGARACAAPSLNALMAMGGGVRRALREALMALLSRDVPEHKRLVEQHALVLQAEAELFLPVQVGDYTDFYASVHHATNVGSMFRPDNPLLPNYKWVPIGYHGRASSIVLSGTPIARPEGQRKGPDDAAPSFGPSRSLDYELELGAFVGTGNALGTSIPLAQVDEHLWGLCLLNDWSARDVQSWEYQPLGPFLAKNFASSISPWVVTLEALEPFRAPLAPRAEGDPAPLPYLHDVGDQAHGGFALTVEVWLQTARMAADGEAPVRVSQGSSLDLYWSFGQMLAHHASNGCNMRPGDLLGSGTISGAARESRGCLLELTWRGAEPLTLPNGEQRRFLEDGDTLSLTAYAERDGATRIGFGWCHGTIVAAASQPPSMR
- a CDS encoding cytochrome ubiquinol oxidase subunit I, with the translated sequence MMSDLEFARAQMAMSLAFHIVFAVVGIGMPALMVIAEWRWLRTRDAMYLELAKRWAKGTAILFAVGAVSGTVLSFELGLLWPTFMEHAGAVIGMPFSLEGFAFFTEAIFLGIYLYAWQRIPPKAHWWAGVVVAVSGALSGAFVICANAWMNAPEGFAMVNGVVTNVDPIDAMFNAAAPSQVLHMTLAAYAACGFAASGVHAYALYRGTPHRAFHRAALQIALIMGLPAAVLQPLSGDISARSVAERQPVKFAAMEGHLRTGPADFVIGGWPDEATLTHRGAIEVPGALSFMTTGSTKTVIPGVDQVPAEDRPPLAIVHTAFQIMIGCGMLMMALAAWGAWRTWRRRRGQGTALPDDRAFLLAVILASPLGFVAVEAGWTVTEVGRQPWIVHGILRTADAVTPMPGLGVTFALFTALYFGLAIAVVFLLRRQILKTGIRHLPIGLTGEMPIP
- a CDS encoding cytochrome d ubiquinol oxidase subunit II; the encoded protein is MSDAAATLTWTLPHAVAGTMVLSLNAYVLLAGADFGGGVWDLMARGRNRDAQRALIAHAIGPIWEANHVWLVLVVVLLFTCFPSAFAHLATVLHIPITLMLVGIVLRGSAFTFRTYDSTRDAVQRRWGLIFSISSVLTPVLLGVCLGAVAAGRVPMMSPADAAALEFGARFVDPWARSWFAWAVGGLTLALFAGLAATYLTVETVDTELQDVFRRRALQSQGAVMLTALGTLWLARDASPMLFGALTQGAGVPVLHALTALATAVTCWALARRHFRVARLAMVGQASCLVWGWAWSQFPWLLPPDRSITSLAAPRITLSLTLGALSVGTLILLPSFVYLFRVFKSPGAGFLPDDEAVTVPEDRAGP
- a CDS encoding response regulator transcription factor — protein: MRPDLIRVVLVDDHQIVRAGLKAVLATAKDITVVGEGSNGKDALVLAERLNPHVIVMDLSMPDMDGLTATRELQKANAGRTVAPDEEVTRRVLVLTMHTEDEHLVALLEAGAGGYLLKSVADRELVDAVRTVAAGDVYVQPTAARALARGLAKRDGSAEERTRFEKLTDREQVVLKMVAEGYTAPEIGEHLTISPKTVDTYKQRIGEKLGLTHRTDYVKFALKLGLLKNEG